One Lycium barbarum isolate Lr01 chromosome 5, ASM1917538v2, whole genome shotgun sequence genomic window carries:
- the LOC132639393 gene encoding photosystem II protein D1-like has protein sequence MVFENTSVFIIAFIAAPPVDIDGIREPVSGSLLYGNNIISGAIIPTSAAIGLHFYPIWEAASVDEWLYNGGPYELIVLHFLLGVACYMGREWELSFRLGMRPWIVVAYSAPVAAATAVFLIYPIGQGSFSDGMPLGISGTFNFMIVFQAEHNILMHPFHMLGVAGVFGGSLFSAMHGSLVTSSLIRETTENESANEGYRFGQEEETYNIVAAHGYFGRLIFQYASFNNSRSLHFFLAAWPTYVCPLLAISN, from the coding sequence ATGGTCTTCGAAAACACTTCTGTATTTATTATTGCCTTCATTGCTGCTCCTCCAGTAGACATTGATGGTATTCGTGAACCTGTTTCTGGGTCTCTACTTTACGGAAACAATATTATTTCCGGTGCCATTATTCCTACTTCTGCAGCTATAGGTTTACATTTTTACCCAATCTGGGAAGCGGCATCCGTTGATGAATGGTTATACAACGGTGGTCCTTATGAACTAATTGTTCTACACTTCTTACTTGGCGTAGCTTGTTACATGGGTCGTGAGTGGGAGCTTAGTTTCCGTCTGGGTATGCGACCTTGGATTGTTGTTGCATATTCAGCTCCTGTTGCAGCTGCTACCGCGGTTTTCTTGATCTACCCAATCGGTCAAGGAAGTTTTTCTGATGGTATGCCTCTAGGAATTTCTGGTACTTTCAATTTCATGATTGTATTCCAGGCTGAGCACAACATCCTTATGCACCCATTTCACATGTTAGGCGTAGCTGGTGTATTCGGCGGCTCCCTATTCAGTGCTATGCATGGTTCCTTGGTAACCTCTAGTTTGATCAGGGAAACCACAGAAAATGAATCTGCTAATGAAGGTTACAGATTCGGTCAAGAGGAAGAAACTTATAATATCGTAGCCGCTCATGGTTATTTTGGCCGATTGATCTTCCAATATGCTAGTTTCAACAACTCTCGTTCGTTACACTTCTTCCTAGCTGCTTGGCCTACGTATGTATGCCCTTTATTAGCTATTAGCAATTAA